The Ensifer adhaerens genome contains a region encoding:
- the serS gene encoding serine--tRNA ligase: MLDIKWIRENAEMLDAALAKRGAEPLSASLIALDERRRTNLQALQDMQSRRNAASKDIGAAMAQKNAELADKLKAEVADLKNAMPALEEDSRRIEAELNDALSRIPNIPLDDVPVGADETGNVVKSVVGKKPTWNHQPREHFEIGEALGLMDFEGAARISGSRFTILKGQLARLERALGQFMLDLHTQEHGYTEVQPPLLVRDDAMYGTGQLPKFAEDLFRTTDGRWLIPTAEVPLTNIVREQILEGEKLPLRFTALTPSFRSEAGSAGRDTRGMLRQHQFNKVELVSITDAETSVAEHERMTACAEEVLKRLGLHYRVMTLCTGDMGFGARKTYDLEVWLPGQDTFREISSCSVCGDFQARRMNARYRTKEDKGTRFVHTLNGSGVAVGRALIAVIENYLNDDGSISVPDVLVPYMGGQTRIEKVA; encoded by the coding sequence ATGCTTGATATCAAATGGATCCGTGAGAATGCCGAGATGCTGGACGCCGCCCTGGCGAAGCGGGGCGCGGAGCCTTTGTCGGCATCTCTGATCGCGCTCGACGAACGCCGCCGTACGAACCTTCAGGCGCTGCAGGACATGCAGTCGCGCCGCAATGCGGCCTCGAAGGATATCGGCGCGGCCATGGCGCAGAAGAATGCCGAGCTCGCCGACAAGCTGAAGGCCGAGGTTGCCGACCTGAAGAACGCCATGCCGGCGCTCGAAGAGGACAGCCGCAGAATCGAGGCCGAGCTCAACGACGCCCTCTCGCGCATTCCGAACATCCCGCTGGACGATGTACCCGTCGGTGCCGACGAGACCGGCAACGTCGTCAAGAGCGTGGTTGGCAAGAAGCCCACCTGGAACCACCAGCCGCGCGAGCACTTTGAAATCGGCGAAGCGCTCGGGCTGATGGATTTCGAGGGTGCGGCCCGCATTTCCGGTTCGCGCTTCACGATCCTGAAGGGCCAATTGGCGCGGCTCGAGCGCGCGCTCGGCCAGTTCATGCTCGACCTGCACACCCAGGAACATGGTTACACCGAAGTGCAACCGCCGCTTCTGGTGCGCGACGATGCGATGTATGGCACCGGCCAGCTGCCGAAATTTGCCGAAGACCTCTTCCGCACCACGGATGGCCGTTGGCTGATTCCGACGGCGGAAGTGCCGCTGACCAACATCGTCCGGGAGCAGATCCTGGAAGGCGAAAAGCTGCCGCTGCGTTTCACCGCGCTGACGCCATCCTTCCGCTCGGAAGCAGGTTCGGCCGGTCGCGATACCCGCGGCATGCTGCGCCAGCACCAGTTCAACAAGGTGGAACTGGTCTCGATCACCGATGCCGAAACGTCCGTTGCCGAACACGAGCGCATGACCGCCTGCGCAGAGGAGGTGCTGAAGCGCCTCGGCCTGCACTACCGCGTCATGACCCTTTGCACCGGCGACATGGGCTTTGGCGCCCGCAAGACCTACGACCTCGAGGTCTGGCTGCCGGGTCAGGATACGTTCCGCGAGATTTCGTCCTGCTCGGTCTGCGGCGATTTCCAGGCGCGCCGCATGAACGCCCGCTACCGCACCAAAGAAGACAAGGGAACCCGCTTCGTTCACACGCTGAACGGTTCGGGCGTTGCCGTCGGCCGCGCGCTCATCGCCGTCATCGAGAACTATCTGAATGACGATGGTTCGATATCGGTGCCGGACGTGCTGGTCCCCTACATGGGCGGCCAGACGCGCATCGAAAAGGTAGCCTGA